One window from the genome of Salvia splendens isolate huo1 chromosome 9, SspV2, whole genome shotgun sequence encodes:
- the LOC121749785 gene encoding remorin 4.1-like, with the protein MSSDQRVLSLANTFQDGDGDEDGGGSPAVRDIHALTPPRAPRLREAWETGSHRSSSLSVASNATEGGGENFTSMSREFNALVVAGATINGPNQHESGPLGRIREEGNFQVETNPLAIVPDTGTLDLVQSPRGESGGDRHAPVAASAGGEMSVHRVKKEEAESKIYAWQNAKVAKFNNRFKREEAIINGWEGEQVQKATSWMKKVERKLEEKRAKAQEKMQNEIAKAHRKAEERRASAEAKRGTKVARILEIANLMRAVGRPPVKRSFF; encoded by the exons ATGTCGAGCGATCAAAGAGTTTTGTCCCTAGCAAACACCTTCCAGGATGGAGACGGAGACGAAGACGGCGGAGGCTCCCCGGCCGTCAGGGACATCCATGCCCTGACGCCGCCCCGCGCCCCACGCCTCCGCGAGGCGTGGGAGACGGGTAGTCATAGGTCATCCTCCCTCTCAGTAGCGTCAAACGCTACTGAGGGCGGGGGCGAGAACTTCACTAGCATGAGCAGGGAGTTCAACGCCCTCGTCGTAGCTGGGGCCACCATCAATGGGCCCAACCAACACGAGTCGGGCCCATTGGGCAGGATTAGGGAGGAGGGGAATTTCCAAGTGGAGACAAACCCCTTGGCGATTGTGCCGGACACTGGGACGCTGGATCTTGTGCAATCGCCAAGGGGCGAGTCTGGCGGCGACAGACATGCGCCTGTCGCTGCCAGCGCGGGAGGAGAGATGTCGGTGCATCGGGTGAAGAAAGAGGAGGCGGAGTCGAAGATTTATGCTTGGCAAAATGCCAAAGTTGCGAAGTTTAATAACCGGTTTAAGCGTGAGGAAGCCATAATCAATGGATGGGAAGGGGAGCAAGTGCAGAAGGCCACTTCTTGGATGAAGAAAGTTGAg AGGAAATTGGAGGAGAAAAGAGCAAAAGCCCAAGAGAAAATGCAGAATGAGATTGCAAAAGCACACAGAAAAGCAGAGGAAAGAAGAGCTTCTGCTGAGGCCAAGAGAGGCACCAAAGTGGCCAGAATTCTTGAAATAGCAAACTTGATGAGGGCCGTTGGTCGGCCGCCTGTCAAGCGCTCCTTCTTCTGA
- the LOC121749786 gene encoding RING-H2 finger protein ATL79-like — protein sequence MRKIPSIVARAAMAVAEFDSQSHSHISPSPPPVSHLERCDAKNCPWWPYSSSKEFKANTALIIAVLFCALAFNAGIRYIVRLYCGERRSGAEEEIRVLSYSEGMKLGGEETECIICLGDFAVGEKIEFSINVSMDSTSIGLRDGSFRTPPP from the coding sequence ATGAGGAAGATACCTTCTATAGTAGCAAGAGCAGCAATGGCGGTTGCGGAATTCGATTCACAATCACACTCACACATATCCCCATCGCCGCCGCCTGTATCGCATCTGGAGAGATGCGACGCCAAAAATTGCCCGTGGTGGCCGTACTCGAGCTCCAAGGAATTCAAGGCGAACACGGCGCTGATCATCGCCGTCCTCTTCTGCGCGCTGGCGTTCAACGCCGGCATCCGCTACATCGTGCGACTGTATTGCGGAGAACGGCGCAGCGGCGCGGAGGAAGAGATTCGAGTTCTGAGCTACTCGGAGGGGATGAAGCTGGGCGGGGAGGAGACGGAGTGCATTATCTGTTTGGGTGATTTCGCGGTAGGGGAGAAGATCGAGTTCTCGATAAATGTAAGCATGGATTCTACCTCAATTGGATTGAGAGATGGCTCATTTCGCACTCCTCCTCCCTAG